GAAATGAGCTAGATGCTAGAAAATCCAATGTCCATGCACAATAGATACGGGAAAGCCAATCCGTAAGTATAAATGATGGACCATTCAATTGAAGATACATTAGGTAATAGGATTTTACCAGGTGATAGGTTATTAATATAATCAGATAGTGAGCTGATTTTAAAAGATAACAATATAGATTATTTAGCTTGGATTTGAGAAAAAAAGTACATGGGAATAAAGAGGGATATAGGGAAATTGGCCCTCATCAAAAAATATAAGTTGGTATCAGTATACCGTAGAGAATGAGTGTATAGAACATACAAGTAAAAGTATTGGCTAGCACACTTAAAATAAGCCGTATAAAAAGTTAATCATTGGTGCTTTGATTATATAACGTCTGCGAAATAAATAGTGTGAAGGACAGCTATTCTAACAAGTATTTTATGTAACGTTCGTATATTTAAATTTTTTTGTAATTAATCGAATTCTAATTTTTTAGAAACGGATAATGAGGTATGGGTGGTGCTCTTTTTATTGAATAAAATGAGTTTATTTTTCGGAATTTCCTTACAATATAAAAATTAAAATTTTATTTGTTGTTAAGAAAATATATGAGGAAAATAAAAAAAGAGGGCTAATGCCCTCTTTTTCTTTTAATTTGGTAATTAATCACAGATTGGTATCCCAAGTACTCTTAGAGCTAATGCTACTTGAAGGGAAATCTCTAATCTAGCAATTTCAATACCAGCTACTGAAAGAACTAAAAAAGGTTGTCCGTTTACAAATACAACGCAACTATCCATAGTTAAGCCTCCTTTCTAGTAATCTACTATAGTATATGAGTAGAACTTTAAAGTGTAATAGTTCAATTGTTGGATTTAATAGAATTAATAGATTAACCCATTTAAACTAAACAAACGAACACAACGAAAGGAAACAGAGATGGATGTATGCCTCAAAAAACATAGGTTTTAAGACATGTAATGGGATATGAAATTTATCATATTGGTCAGCTATCTATATGGGCGAGAGAGTTAAACTTGCAACCAGTTTCAGCAAATTTGCTTGGAAGAGGATGATAGAATTAAAAACCGACTTGCATCTCAAGCGCAAGTCGGTTTTATATATATAAGAAGATTTCTTAATTGAAATCCTCGGATTTTTTCTGACGTATATGTAAAAACATTAAGGTGGTAATGATTAAAAAAATCATTATAGTTTGTATAATTAAATTTTTAAACTGAAGCAATATTGTCCAAGATGTAAGGGCGTCTTTAAAAGCTTGGAGTGCAGAGTACGAGGAAGGATCAAAACCATACTGGAGCAACTTTTTTGTTTCAATAAATGAAATGTTTTCTTCATCTGCATCTAATATTACTGAAATTAGTCTAGTATCTCCAAGTTTTGCTGTACTGACAAAACTATAATTACCGTTAGTTGAAAAACTAGTTTGTAAGCCATCAACACCTTGAAGTTTAATGTTTTCATTAAGGGAATATATCATTTTATTCGTATTGAAAACCTGGGAATCTTTGAAGGTAAATTGGTAAGAGGTTAGTTTCGTAATATTCAATACATCTGGAAAATCTTTTACTAATCGTGCTGCTAGTTTAGCTGCGTCTATCGCTGTTGTAGTTGATTGTTTATTTGTATTATTATTAATTCCAGTAGAGTTTAGAAATGGAGATGGTTGTAATAACTTTAGTTCTTTTGCTTTTTTATTCATTAATACTGTAAAGTTATCTTCATTTCCAGCAATGTGTTCTGCTAGAGCGAGTGCAGAACGATTATTCCCTGCCAGTAGCAATGCATGAAGTAAATCACGAACCGTTGTTTTATCATTCGATGTTACTTGTATAGGGCTTGTTTCTACTCGGAAAACTTCGTTACTTATTTGTACGAAGTCATCTAACTGTATCTTTTTATCATTTAGTTGCTCCAATACGATATATTCTGTCATTAATTTAGATAAAGCAGCTGATTGTACTGGGGTTTCTTCATTTTTTTTATAAACAATTTCACCTGAATTAGCATTTATTAAAATAGCTGATTTAGCTTGAATAATCGGACCATTTACATAAAGATAAAAATATAAAACGATAAGAGCAGTAATAAAAAAAGATAATAATAAAATAGCAAATTTCTTTAAGAATTGCATAAGCGATCCTCCTATTATGACATCAATAATAGTATTGTAAAAAGGAATGCTTAATTAGGAAGAAAGAAAAGGTAAAGAATTTCTAAAGAATTATAAAGGATTATTAAATTTAGGGTAATTATGGAAAAAGTTCAATTTCTTATATGGTAAGAAATTGAACTTTTTATTTGTAATATTAACATTTGTATGGGAGTAGTTTTACAGTGAATGTTGTTTTTTCGTCATCACTATATACTTCAATTGTTCCTTTATGCAATTCGACTATACTTTTTGCAATTGCTAATCCAAGTCCAGATCCACCAGTGTTTGTAGAGCGAGATTTCTCAACGCGATAAAAACGTTCAAAAATATGAGGTAAATCCGTACTAGGAATAGGTTGTCCGTAATTTGTTATATCAATTGTAATCATATTATTACTTTCATAAGCAGTAAGGTCAATATAGCGACCTTCGCTTCCATAAGCGATAGCGTTTATAATAAGATTTTCAAACACACGCACTAATTTGTCACCATCAGCTAATACCATGAGCTTTTGAGACGGGAAAGAAGGCCGACATTCTATATTAGCTTCTTGAACCTGTATGCGGAATTGAACAGTTAATTGTCCAAGTAACTCTACAATATCAATAGGAACAGAATACAAGCTTAATTCTTTATTTTGAACACGTGTATATTCGAACAAGTCATTCATTAATGCATTAAGACGAGTTACTTTATCGTAAATGACTTGAATATAGTATCGCAATTCCACTTCATCTCTATAATTATCATGATGGATTAAATTTACGTATCCAACTATAGAAGTAAGGGGAGTGCGTAAGTCATGTGATACATTTGTAATAAGTTCACTTTTTGCTTGTTCCGCTTGTCTTTCTTCATCAATTGAGACTTTTAATTGTTCAACAATTTCATTGACCCCGATTGCTAATTCTTCTAGATAATTATGATTTACAATAGAAACTTTATGATTGAAGTTTCCATTTGCAATATAACGAATTTCTTCTATCATTTTTTTTATACAAGTTTCATAATAAAGTTTTTTCTCGTGACGATAAAAAATGTAAAGATAGGATGAAAAAATAGAAAATAAAAACAAATAAGATACAATCATCATCCATAAAGACTCTTTAATCCCTTTATACTTTTCATAACCAAAAATTCGAATGAATTCTTTACCGAGTTCGGTTAGAGTAAGTGAACTTTCAATTACACTCGTAACGAGGCGATAAATAATTAGTTCAGTAATAGGAGTGAGTGTGATAGCTAATAAAAGCCAAAAAATAAGTTTCCATTTAGGAATATCTTTTAATATATCAAATGCTTCATTTCTCAATTTTATAGCCAACTCCCCAAACAGTATGAATAAATTTTTCTCCATTTATTACTGTTTCAAGTTTATCTCGTAAGTTGCTAATATGGACCATTACCGTCTTATTTGAACCATAACCATCTTCATTCCAAACGCGTTCGAAAATTTCTTCTGAACTAAATACTCTTCCTGTATTACTCGCAAGTAAATATAAAATATCGAATTCAATAGAGGTTAGTTTAATGTACTCTCCATTTACTTTAACTGTATGATTATGTTTGTGTATTTCAACAGAGCGAATACGAATAATACCATCTTCATTCTTTTGCGAAGTAGCATTTTGGAAAGAGGATCTTCGTAATAAAGCTTTCACTCTAGCTACTAATTCTAATGGATTGAATGGTTTGATCATATAATCATCAGCACCTGTCATAAGGCCTAATATTTTATCCATATCTTCTGCTTTTGCACTAAGCATTAGAATTGGTACAGTATTATTTTCACGCACTTCCTGACAAACTTCTAATCCGTTTCGTTTTGGCATCATAATATCCAAAATCATAAGGTCAACTTCATATGTAGAAACCTTTTGCAATGCTTCATCGCCATCATAAGCTTTATAAATGTTATAGCCTTCATTTCGCAAATAAACAGCAAGTAATTCAACAATTTCTTTATCATCATCAATAATTAATATATTTTTATTCATTGTGTAGTTCCTTTCCTTACAAATCATCAACATTACTATAATATCAAACATTTATGTACTTGTAGCGATGATTCTGTATAAAATTTCATGTAACGTATTAAAAAGGAGTAAAAAGATTAATAACGAATATAAAATAACAAGGATATTTAGATTCTACATTATAATGAAAGTTAGTTATAAGGGGGATTTTCTATGTTATGTAATGATATATATTCATTTACTCCAACTGGAAAAATAGACAATGATATTAAAGCTTTTCTACTAAAATATAATAAAGAGTTTACATATAAACATTCAATTCGTGTGGCAAATGAGGCAAAAAAGATTGCAGAAAAGTTTCACGTAGATAAAGAAAAAGCAGCAATTGCAGGATATTTACATGATATTAGTGGCATTTTTCCAAACGAGGAGCGGATTGCAGTTGCTGAAGAATTTGGTGTAGCAATAGTGGAAGCGGAAAGAAAGTTTCCTATGATTATTCATCAAAAATTATCGAGGGTAATCGCAAAAGAAATATTTAAAATCGAAGATGAAGAGATTTTAAATGCAATTTGTTGCCATACAACGTTGCGTAAACATGCAACGAAGATGGATTTAGTATTATTTGTTGCAGATAAAATAGAATGGGATCAAAAAGGGACACCACCATATTTAATAGAAATAAAAAAAGAATTGGGAAAATCTTTGGAAAAAGCAGCTTTTGTATATATTTCATATTTGTGGGAAAGGAAAGATACATTGAAAGTTATACATCCGTGGCTAGAAGAAGCATATTGGGATTTAAAAAGAATTGTACAGTAGAAAGGACAAGGAAATGCAATTAAAAGAATATATGAATCAAACATTTCCAGGAGTTACATTAGGACCCTACTTATATTCTCAGTGGGAAAATCATTTACATTTTGATTTCGGAAAAGATAAATATCAAATTGTAGAAGGAACCGACGATTTAAATATGGAATACTTTTCTCAACTTTGAAGACATATTTTCAAAAGAAGATGTAGTGTTTGTAGTGACAAATGTTTATAGATTTAAAAAGGAAAACATAAAAACTTCACAGAAAATAAATATATACAATAAATATATTAAGAAAAGAGATTTAAGATTTCATATAAGATAAGAAACGTTACCGTTTTTATTTGAAGATGAAGAAGCAGATTTATCCCGCTATTTGCCGGGCAGTAAGACCCCCCCATTGATTAAAGTTTCACTTTATATTGTACATATCAATTTTCTTTTAAATGTCTTGCGGAAGATATTAAATATGAACCGCTGATACAAGCTGCTAATCATGAGGATTTTTCTGATCTGTATCTTCGATTTGGACGAAAAAAAGAAATCTCTTATCCAGATGTATTTCTCATAAATGCAAAGAAAGATATTGTGATGTTTATGTATGATGATAGAGGATGTGAAGTAATTGCGAAGAATAAAGAAATAATACGAGATTCATATAAGAAATACAAAGAATGGATTCCAGATTATGAACGAGAAAGTATAGATAACTTATTTAAATGACAATAGGGGAAGTGAAGCGTGTAATGAAACGTATTGCAATTGTATCTGCATGGGAACCAGAACTGACGTATTTGCATCAACATTATCCGAGTGAACGTGTTGAAAAAAGAGCAGCTTGGGAATTTCATTTTCATACTATTAATGAGCTGGAAATTATATCAGTTGTTACTGGTGTCGGTAAAGTAAGCTGCGCTAGTTGTGTACAATTGTTAATTAGTGAGTTTCAGCCAGATGAGTTGTTTATGACAGGAATATGCGGAAGTTTATCAAACAAGGTGAAAAACGGTCATATTGTAGTGGCACTAAACGCAATACAACACGATGTTACTGCAGCTGGCTCAGGGGAAGATGTTTTTAATTTATATAACGGTAGAACAGCACCTATTGAAACAACAAAATCACTTGTAAGAAGAATAAAAAAAATACGATCATATGATCCAATACATTTCGGTACATTTTTATCCGGAGATCAACGTATTCGTAGTTCAGAAATGAGATATTTACTCCATACCGTATATGGAGCATTGGCAGTTGATCAAGAAGTAGCAGCTTTCGCCTATGTGTGTCAAATAAATAAAAAACCATTTCTCTGTTTAAAAGCTGCTTCAGATCAAGCAAATGATAAAACGAAAGAAGAACAAAAAATCTTTAAAATGCTAGCATGCGAAAGAGCATGTGAGCATTTAATTGCCTTTTTACGTGTTTATGAGATTAATGTAGTAAATAATAGATAGTTAGAGGGTTTTAACATAAGTAATTGGAGGCATAATTATATTATGATTCAATATAAAAGGTGTAGTGATGTAAATATTGATTTAGTATATGAAGCTTTTAAAGTTGGATTTTCAGATTACATTATTAAAATGGAAGTTTCAAAAGGGGATTTTATACAACGTTTTTTGGGACCAGAAGGTAATTTGCTAGAACATTCTTTTCTTGCTTTAGAAGAAGGCAAACCTGCTGGCGTAATACTAGGTGGTATAAAGGATTATGAAAGTATTAAGACTATGCGCTGTGGAACATTAGCGGTTCATCCTAATTACCGCGGTATTGGTGTGAGTCAAAAATTATTTGAACTGCATAAAGAAGAGGCGATTCAACATGGATGTAAGCAACTTTTTCTCGAAGTCATTGTAGGAAATGACCGAGCGATTCATTTTTATAATAAGTTGGGCTATGAAAAAGTGTACGATCTTTCTTATTATAATTTAAATGATTTGACTAAAATAATGAATAAAGATTGTAAGGATATTGAAGTAAAACAATTAGAATTTCCAACTTTTAAAGATGAAATTCAGAAATGGTTAAACTTCCATATAAATTGGCAAAATGATATTGATTATATCAAAAAAACAAATAATGTATTTTATGGTGCATATGTCGATAATGACTTAAAAGGCTCTCTATGTGTAAATAAACAAGGTAAAATTAGTTTTATTTTCGTAGACAAAGATTATAGAAATATTGGTGTTGGGATGAAATTATTACAAGTAGCAAGAGAAGAATTAAATTTATCAAGTTTATCAATTGGGTTTCCTAACAATAATTTACTGGAAGGTTTTCTTAAGAAATGTGGATTTGAAAAGAATTCTTTAGCGCAATATGAAATGTATTTATTACTCTAAGAGCGGAAAGATTTATTCTTTTCGCTTTTTATTTTGCTGTTATGTTGGTAAATGCTCCGCAACTATAATTTATAATGAGAGGGATTTTGTTTATCCTTAAGTTATTTTTTAAATTGTCAATTTCATGCTAATAATTTTCTTTGTATAATATTCTAATTTTATGTAGAATAGATACGATGGGAGGGGATGAAATGAATAATGGATTAAAGTTTAAGATTTTTGAATTGCATTGTCTCGTTCAAAAGACTTATTCTGATATTAAAATAGCGTGTGATATTGCTATTTATCAAGAAAACACTTCTAAATATTTAATTTCATTAGGATTTTTAAATAAATCATATATGACTTATATAGAAGCAAAAAGATTCTATCGCGAAAATGAAGAGCTTGTAAGTGTAGAATTTGATAATTTCTTTGATATGTATGATAAATTAGAAAACGAATTAAAACAAGTTATTTCAACTGAAGATAAAAATCCTTCATTGTTACATAGCAGACTTGATCAGTTTCAGCAGAAAGTTGAAAATATAAATGACTTAATAAAAGTATTGCAAAATGCTCGTTAATGAATGCTTTTTTCTGTTCGTATAGAAATTATGTATTAAAAACATTTTAGGGATATTACATATTGAAGAGGTGGCTTTTGTAGATTACAAAAGTCATCTTTTTATGTTAGGAATAAATTATATACATTTTAGCAGTTTCATATAAATAATAGAAATTTATACGAGGTAAATATCATGGGAAATAAAAAAGAAATAGCTATAGTTGCATTAACAACAGGATTCGTTTTAACAAGTGTAACACCATATGGAGTAGGGCATGCAGAGGAAACTGGTCAAATGCAAGTTGAAATTCAAGAGGATTCGTTCCGTACAGGTGATCTGACACAACCATCAAAAAAGGCACCAGAGAATGTAGTGAAAGATGCACTTAAGGAAAATACGGAGCATGCTTTGTCTCCAAAACAAGTTAGTGCAGAAACAGGAGTAGATTACAAGGTTCTTCAAAAACGTGGTTCTTATGATGGAACTACACTTGTGCGCATGCAACAAATATATGAAGGAAAAGAAGTATATGGCCACCAGTTGACTGCTCACGTAGATAAAAAAGGTATTATTAAAAGCATTTCAGGAGCTAGCGCACAAAATTTAACACAAGAAGATTTAAAGAAACCTATTAATTTATCAAAAGAAGAAGCAAAACAATATATTTATAAAAAGTACGGAAACGATACTAAATTTATTTCTGAGCCAGAAGTTAAGGCAGTTATTTTTGTTGATGAAAATCATGGGCAGGCTAGCAATGCATATCAAGTTACATTTGCTGCTACAACACCAAATTATGTATCTGGAACTTATTTAGTGAATGCTCATAATGGTGAAATGTTAAAAGATATGGTACAAGAATCAAGTTTGAAAATAAGTGAAGAGTATGTTGAATCCGTTAAGGAAAATAAAACTAGCAATTTTACATCATTAACTGGAACAGGAAAAGATGATTTAGGCGTAACTCGTACATTTGGTATTTCTAAACAGACCAGTGGGAATTATGCGCTTGCTGATTACACAAGAGGACAAGGAATTGAGACATATGATGTAAATTATAGAGATATTACAAATGAAGAAAGTTATTATCCTGGTATACTAGCAACTAGTGTTTCAACAACATTTAATGATCCAAAGGCGGTAAGCGCTCATTTCTTAGCAACAAAGGTATACGATTTTTATAAAGAAAAATATAAGCGTAATAGTTTTGATAATAAAGGAAAAAAAGTAGTTTCAGTTGTACATGCATGGGATTCTGGAGGAACAAATGATCCTGAAAATTGGGAGAATGCATTTAGTACTAATATTAATAACATTAGTATGCTTTTATATGGAGATCCCATGGTAAAAGCGTTCGATATAGCCGGTCATGAATTTACACATGCAGTTACATCAAGTGAATCTAACCTTGAATTTTCAGGAGAATCTGGGGCAATTAACGAGGCATTATCGGATATTATGGGAACGGCTATAGAGAAATACATAAATAATGGGGAATTTAACTGGACAATAGGAGAACAAACTGGATCGACTTTTCGTAATATGAAAAATCCAACTGCAATTAATTTTTCAGAAGGACTACCGTATCCGGATGATTATAGTAAATATAATGATTTAAATGGAGAGGATTATGGAGGCGTTCATTTTAACTCAAGTATTATTAATAAAGTTGCGTATTTAATGGCACAAGGTGGTACTCATAACGGTGTAAATGTAAATGGTATTGGTGAAGATAGAATGTTTGATATTTTCTATTATGCAAATACTGATGAATTAAATATGACTTCTAATTTCTCTGAATTGAAATTGGCATGCCTTAAAGTGGCAACTAATAAATATGGAGCGAACTCAATTGAAGTTCAAGCAGTCCAAAATGCTTTTGATGCGGCAAAAATTACAGGAACGGTGAAAGAGAACGAAAAAACAGCAGAAAACCAAGCTCCAGAGTTAACTGTACCGTTTACGATTACACTACGTGTAGGTGATACGTTTGATCCAATGAGAAATGTAAAAGCTGTTGATAAAGAAGATGGTGATTTAACAAATAAAGTAAAGCATAAAGGCGATGTAGATACTTCAAAACCAGGTACATACATTGTGGAATACATGGTTGTTGATTCTCAAGGGCGGAATGCAACGGCAACACAGACTGTAATTGTAGAGGGAAATGGAGAAACATCAGATTTAGAACCTAAATTAACAGTGCCTGTTGGAGCGACAATTCATGTTGGAGATTCATTTGTTCCAATGGCAGAAGTATTAGCTATCGATAAAGAAGACGGTGATCTCACTTCTAAAATCAAAGTTGATGGTGAAGTAGATACAACTAAAGCCGGTACTTACGTATTAACGTACACGGTTACAGATTCTAAAGGTCATGAAGTAACGGCGAAGCAAACTGTAACGGTCAAAGTTAGAGAAGAAGTTAAAAATGATAAACCAATACTAAAAGTACCTGCTACAACTTCAATTACTGAGGGTGATCAATTTGATCCATTGGTAGGGGTATCAGCTACTGATAAAGAGGACGGTGACCTTATTTCTAAAGTAGCGTATGAAGGAACTATAGATACAACTAAAGCTGGTACTTATGAAATAATATATAGTGTTAGAGATTCCGTGGGTAATGAGGTAAATGCAATACAAAAAGTATTAGTGAAAGATAAAGAAACTAGCAAAGCTAATGGCCTTGCTAATAAGGAAAATAAGAGTAATATCTCAAACAACAGTAATAGCGATAAAAAAGAATATACATATAAGGAGCTTCCAAAGACGGGTGTAAGTACAACTAACAGTGCAGCAATCGGCATATTGATAATTATTGTAGGCACAGTACTCACTTTGGTTCGCAAATTTAGAAAGATACAAAAATAATAGTAGGGATTATTCGTTTGAAGAAAAGAGTTCATTATTCAAAAGAAATAAAGTAGAAAGTAAGTAAAACAAAATATGGATTTTTTACTTAATAAGATTTTAGTAGTTAAGCGGTGCATTTGACTTCTATAAAAATTTGTAGTTGGATCATGTTCTGTCTACAAAACTACATTACATAAAAAACACGTTACTATTCTCATTAAAATAAAAGAATAGTAACGTGTTTTTTGGTTTGGAAAAAGCATAAATCCTATAGTTCATGAATCTGGGAGTGCTTCTAATCTGCCATTGATGAGTTACTGAAAACATTTTGTTTTAATGGAAGTTTCACTCTAAATGACAACATGAGATTTTCGATATTTACCAGGTGTTTCATTGGTGAATTTTTTAAAAATTTTAGTGAAATAACTTTGATCGCTAAAATTAAGCGAAGCGCATATGTCTGATAAAGGATAGGTGGTGAAAGTTAATAATTTCTTTGCTTCTTCGATTCGTTCACGCTGAATGTACTCAATTAATGAAATACCGACTTCTTTTTTAAATAATATAGATAAATAATCTGAATTCACATTTGCAAATTTAGCAAGTTGTTTAACAGATATTGGATTGTAAATATTTTTAAAAATGTAGTTTTTGCAAATAGCAATAGTCTGTGAATGTTGCTGTGTTTTTTGTGCCTTTACACGGTCTGCAAAGGTACAAAAAGCATTTTTTAATAAATCCCAAACAGATTCTTTGTCTTTTAAATCTTCTGTTCTTTGAATATGTAAATCATAAATTTTGTAAGCAATCCCAGATGGAAGTCCCCCTTTTATCGCATATCTAGTAGCGAGCGTGATGGATGAAATACAAATGTTTTTATGACGTCTTAATTGATGGAATGAAGATAAAGATGAAAGAGTCTCTTGTTGGAATTCGTAATAATATTTGAGTACGGTTTCTTTATCCCCTTCTTCTATAGAACTAAGTAGTTGCTGCTCTATATATAAATTATGATAAATGGATTCATCTTTTTGCATTGAAATATATACATCTTCGTTTAAGATGCTGCTATGACTTATATGAAGTGAGTCACTGTTATTTGAAAAGGTGCTTACATCTGAATTTTTTTTATAGAGAATGTTATAGAACAATATCGCTATATTTACAAAGAAATTTTGATCTTTGACTGACAATGAAAAATAATGGTCTCTTGTTCTTTTATAATTTGGAATAAAATTAAGGTTACTATCCGCTTTACTTGTAGAAGAATTCACATGTGTCAAGGGCCCAATAATAACAGTACCGTTCACCATATAATCGCTCTTTATGTGAATTAAAATAAAGTGCCCTAGATATTCGTGAGTTCTGAAGATGGGGGAATTATATGTATCATTTCTCTGAAAAAGCATATGTAACTCTTCTATTTTTGATGTATATAACGAATGTGAATCATTTTTTGATTTAAATTCTAAAAGAATATTTTTGTTACAATCTAAAAAACCAAACTGGAATTTCGCAAAGATTGAAAAAACATATTGCAAATGTACTCTATCTCAACTAGACTGAGTTTTTTAGTCATATTCTTCCTCCTTACAGTTATGCGTAATAGTTAAATAAACATATATTCCTTTTTCATAAGTAGATACGGAAAACCTTTATCAATAAAAAATATAAATAAAAGTTATAAACTTCTAAGAATAATACCATAATTTAACATGAATAGCACATATTATTTGAATATACAAGTAATAGTTTTGGACAGTAACGTAAAATATGAATCGTCAAACTTATTTGTTGGTTATTACTTATATGTATTAAAAAATGATTAAGATTGGATTTTAAATAGGGATAGGAAGTGAGAAATGAATAGATTGACAGTAAGTGACTAGTCGAAATTAGCAGTGAAAGCTATTATGTAACAAATGTAATGATTCTTGAAATAAGGATATACGTGTAATTTAGGGGAGAAAATTACATATATCATGTGGAGAGACAACGTAATAATAGAAGATAAGAAAAGTGAATAAGTGATTGTAAACAATGGATTGTTGGACGACTATGTTTTATGTTATTCGTTTAAATCTGATACTTGGCACACTATTGCTTTTAAGAAGGTAATAGTAATAAAGAAATTTTTAAAATGATAGAAGTAGTAAAGGGGATAAGAGAAATGAAAAAAATATTTAGTGTGCTTTTAGTGTTATTCTTAACATTTTCTACATGGTCTAGTGTATTAGTAAAGGCAGATTCACCATCTAAAGGTACTTTAACGATTCATAAGTATGAACAAGAAAAAGATGGAGCGCAGGGACTAGAAGGTGACGGTTCTGCAAATCAAGAGGTGCCAAAAGATGTGAAACCATTAAAAGGTGTAACGTTTGAAGTGAAAAGGGTTGCTTCTTTTGAAAAAATTTCAAACGATGGGAAAATCGTAAAAGAAGACGTAAAACCTGTAATGGGAGCCACTCCAAATCAAGTAGTAACAGATGATAACGGACAAGCTGTATTAAAAGATCTTCCGCTAGGACGTTATGAGGTGAAAGAAGTGGCAGGACCTCCACATGTGAATCTAAATCCCAATACGTATACAGTGGATATCCCATTAACGAATAAAGAGGGTAAGGTGCTAAACTATGATGTTCACATGTATCCCAAAAATGAGATTAAACGTGGTGCAGTGGATTTAATAAAAACTGGTGTAAATGAAAAAGCATTAGCAGGTGCAGTATTCTCTTTATTTAAAAAAGACGGTACAGAAGTGAAAAAAGAGTTAGCAACAGATGCTAAT
This DNA window, taken from Bacillus cereus ATCC 14579, encodes the following:
- a CDS encoding DUF3956 domain-containing protein, producing MDSCVVFVNGQPFLVLSVAGIEIARLEISLQVALALRVLGIPICD
- a CDS encoding D-alanyl-D-alanine carboxypeptidase family protein — protein: MQFLKKFAILLLSFFITALIVLYFYLYVNGPIIQAKSAILINANSGEIVYKKNEETPVQSAALSKLMTEYIVLEQLNDKKIQLDDFVQISNEVFRVETSPIQVTSNDKTTVRDLLHALLLAGNNRSALALAEHIAGNEDNFTVLMNKKAKELKLLQPSPFLNSTGINNNTNKQSTTTAIDAAKLAARLVKDFPDVLNITKLTSYQFTFKDSQVFNTNKMIYSLNENIKLQGVDGLQTSFSTNGNYSFVSTAKLGDTRLISVILDADEENISFIETKKLLQYGFDPSSYSALQAFKDALTSWTILLQFKNLIIQTIMIFLIITTLMFLHIRQKKSEDFN
- a CDS encoding sensor histidine kinase — protein: MRNEAFDILKDIPKWKLIFWLLLAITLTPITELIIYRLVTSVIESSLTLTELGKEFIRIFGYEKYKGIKESLWMMIVSYLFLFSIFSSYLYIFYRHEKKLYYETCIKKMIEEIRYIANGNFNHKVSIVNHNYLEELAIGVNEIVEQLKVSIDEERQAEQAKSELITNVSHDLRTPLTSIVGYVNLIHHDNYRDEVELRYYIQVIYDKVTRLNALMNDLFEYTRVQNKELSLYSVPIDIVELLGQLTVQFRIQVQEANIECRPSFPSQKLMVLADGDKLVRVFENLIINAIAYGSEGRYIDLTAYESNNMITIDITNYGQPIPSTDLPHIFERFYRVEKSRSTNTGGSGLGLAIAKSIVELHKGTIEVYSDDEKTTFTVKLLPYKC
- a CDS encoding response regulator transcription factor, which codes for MNKNILIIDDDKEIVELLAVYLRNEGYNIYKAYDGDEALQKVSTYEVDLMILDIMMPKRNGLEVCQEVRENNTVPILMLSAKAEDMDKILGLMTGADDYMIKPFNPLELVARVKALLRRSSFQNATSQKNEDGIIRIRSVEIHKHNHTVKVNGEYIKLTSIEFDILYLLASNTGRVFSSEEIFERVWNEDGYGSNKTVMVHISNLRDKLETVINGEKFIHTVWGVGYKIEK
- the yqeK gene encoding bis(5'-nucleosyl)-tetraphosphatase (symmetrical) YqeK, coding for MLCNDIYSFTPTGKIDNDIKAFLLKYNKEFTYKHSIRVANEAKKIAEKFHVDKEKAAIAGYLHDISGIFPNEERIAVAEEFGVAIVEAERKFPMIIHQKLSRVIAKEIFKIEDEEILNAICCHTTLRKHATKMDLVLFVADKIEWDQKGTPPYLIEIKKELGKSLEKAAFVYISYLWERKDTLKVIHPWLEEAYWDLKRIVQ
- the mtnN gene encoding 5'-methylthioadenosine/S-adenosylhomocysteine nucleosidase, translating into MTIGEVKRVMKRIAIVSAWEPELTYLHQHYPSERVEKRAAWEFHFHTINELEIISVVTGVGKVSCASCVQLLISEFQPDELFMTGICGSLSNKVKNGHIVVALNAIQHDVTAAGSGEDVFNLYNGRTAPIETTKSLVRRIKKIRSYDPIHFGTFLSGDQRIRSSEMRYLLHTVYGALAVDQEVAAFAYVCQINKKPFLCLKAASDQANDKTKEEQKIFKMLACERACEHLIAFLRVYEINVVNNR
- a CDS encoding GNAT family N-acetyltransferase, coding for MIQYKRCSDVNIDLVYEAFKVGFSDYIIKMEVSKGDFIQRFLGPEGNLLEHSFLALEEGKPAGVILGGIKDYESIKTMRCGTLAVHPNYRGIGVSQKLFELHKEEAIQHGCKQLFLEVIVGNDRAIHFYNKLGYEKVYDLSYYNLNDLTKIMNKDCKDIEVKQLEFPTFKDEIQKWLNFHINWQNDIDYIKKTNNVFYGAYVDNDLKGSLCVNKQGKISFIFVDKDYRNIGVGMKLLQVAREELNLSSLSIGFPNNNLLEGFLKKCGFEKNSLAQYEMYLLL